In Rhodanobacter humi, the genomic stretch CAGCAGCGCGCTGGTGATCCACCACTGCCGGTCCATGTAGTCGAGGTAGGCGCGCTCGTGCGTGGCCTTGGCCAGCCCGGCCCAGGTCGGTGGCGCCATGAACAGTGCGTCGCACCACCACCACAGCGGCCGCTGCGGGTCGTCGGGAATGCGCAGTTGCGCGTCGTAGCGTTCGCGCAGCGGCTTGAGCATCGCGGGGTCGGGCGTGCGTGCGTACAGCACCAGCCAGGCCTGCGCCACCGCCTGGTCGTCGGCGTGATGCACGCGCGGGCCCAGGCCCCAGTCGTAGTGCTCGCCCACCTTGCGCACGTAGTTCGCATAGCGCGGCTCGTGCAGCAAGTCGGCGGCGCTGAGGAAACCGAGGTAGAGCGGGGCGTAGGTCCAGTCCAGGCTGTCGTGGTCCTGCACCCGAGCGTATTGCCAGGCGGCGACCCTGGCCGCGGCGCGGCGGATGTCGGCGGGTCGCAGCGCGCCAGAGAGCTGTGCGCGCGGACCGGGGCGAGCGGGCGCGTCGCCGGCCATGGAATCGTCGGCCCGTGCCAGGCCGGGCGAGAGCACCAGCAGCACGGCGGCCAGCAGGCACAGCACGCACGCCGGCCGGCGCGGCGAAAACGGGGACATGGCAGGGCATACGGTCGACATGACGGTTCCGGTGCCAGATGGCGTGTTGAGGCCGGGGTCGAGCTTATGATAGAGTTTCGAAAGGTTTCAACAAATTTTGAAACTTTCGAATTCTTTCTGTTGGCCGGAAACGGGATGGCGACGACGGGGCGCACGATCGGATGGAGCGGCGCGATGCTGGTGGCGCTGAATGCATGGCCGCAGCTGACCATGGCGCAGTCTGTTTCACCAATGGATCCGGCGGCGCAACAGGACGGCTGGATACTCGGTTCGGATGACTACCGCGTTGCCGACTATGCGCGCCAGCCGTACATCGGCAACGGCCGCCTCGGCGCGATGCTGCCCGCCACCGGCGAGGGCTATCAGGGTGACCTCGGCCCGACCGGCTGGCCGCTGTACACGCAGCGCTATACCGGCAGCCTGCTGGCCGGCTATTACGCGCGTTCCGGCCGGACCGAGCACATCGCCGCTTTGCCGACATGGTCGACGCTCATCCTCGATGTCGATGGCCATCACTGGGAACCCGGCGTGCCACCGGAGCAGGTGACGGGCTGGTGGCAGCAACTCGATCTGCGACACGCCCTGGTCAGC encodes the following:
- a CDS encoding glycoside hydrolase family 88/105 protein encodes the protein MSPFSPRRPACVLCLLAAVLLVLSPGLARADDSMAGDAPARPGPRAQLSGALRPADIRRAAARVAAWQYARVQDHDSLDWTYAPLYLGFLSAADLLHEPRYANYVRKVGEHYDWGLGPRVHHADDQAVAQAWLVLYARTPDPAMLKPLRERYDAQLRIPDDPQRPLWWWCDALFMAPPTWAGLAKATHERAYLDYMDRQWWITSALLYDPAEHLYNRDASYLHQHERNGEKLFWSRGNGWVLAGLARVLSLMPADYPQRPRYEQQFRAMAVRLAQLQGKDGLWRPGLLDAAAYPRPETSGSAFIVYALAWGVHHGVLDAAAYRSAINRGWRGLVGEIYADGRLGDIQPISAAPGDYPPGASYVYGVGAFLLAAGEVEAISEAKPR